A window from Rhizosphaericola mali encodes these proteins:
- a CDS encoding sensor histidine kinase: protein MKKLYTEIIIIIITWLILGCFLFLFVSDLAQFSSPGKFILRFFVYFSIFLVLFFLNRFLFIPKWFFHPKKKVLYFSVVSIIGLILLFSNPFRLLMNNIRKDQMKKMQQFEQMHRRIVDSILETQHMQPPFHPNEDRMQPPPMHINDERNNMMPPPREDFHPDGRRKFHPDLISMFLYLAIIAIGITTEYQKKLNTSQQSFLQAASEKTKAELFFLKAQVNPHFLFNTLNNIYSMSVVQSEYTSEAIMRLSNIMRYITDTSEKEFVPLEDEINCIKDYVYLNQLRGGKTFHLEFDTNGDTIGKRIAPMLLLTFIENAFKYGLSKKEQSPIKIDLNISDNQLNFYCENRIFPNLKTDNRKGLGIENTKKRLDLIYTTTYQLNIDNDLDKFKVSLILPV, encoded by the coding sequence ATGAAGAAACTTTACACTGAAATTATCATAATAATTATTACTTGGTTAATCTTAGGTTGCTTTTTATTCTTATTTGTTAGCGATCTGGCCCAATTCAGTTCGCCTGGGAAGTTTATTTTGCGTTTTTTTGTTTATTTCAGCATATTCTTAGTTTTATTTTTTCTCAATAGATTTCTATTTATCCCAAAATGGTTTTTTCATCCTAAGAAAAAAGTTCTTTATTTTTCTGTTGTTTCTATTATTGGTTTGATTTTACTTTTCTCCAATCCATTTCGATTATTGATGAATAATATTAGAAAAGATCAGATGAAAAAAATGCAACAATTTGAGCAAATGCATCGCCGAATTGTCGATTCTATATTGGAAACACAGCATATGCAACCCCCATTTCACCCAAATGAGGATCGCATGCAACCGCCTCCAATGCATATTAATGATGAAAGAAATAATATGATGCCTCCTCCACGAGAAGATTTTCATCCTGACGGTAGGAGAAAATTTCATCCTGATCTGATTAGTATGTTCCTATATCTTGCCATCATTGCCATCGGAATCACGACTGAATATCAAAAAAAATTAAATACCTCTCAACAATCTTTTTTACAAGCGGCCTCCGAAAAGACAAAAGCAGAATTATTTTTCTTGAAAGCCCAAGTGAATCCACACTTTCTTTTCAATACGCTCAATAATATATATTCTATGTCTGTCGTTCAGTCAGAATATACCTCTGAAGCAATTATGCGTCTTTCAAATATTATGCGTTATATAACCGATACATCTGAGAAAGAATTTGTTCCTCTTGAAGACGAAATCAATTGTATCAAAGATTATGTATATTTAAACCAATTGAGAGGAGGTAAAACGTTCCATTTAGAATTTGATACCAATGGAGATACAATTGGTAAAAGAATTGCTCCAATGTTGCTTTTAACTTTTATTGAAAATGCATTCAAATATGGATTAAGCAAAAAAGAACAATCACCAATTAAAATTGATTTAAATATATCTGATAATCAATTGAATTTTTATTGTGAAAACAGAATTTTCCCCAACTTGAAAACAGATAATCGAAAAGGCTTAGGTATTGAAAATACCAAAAAACGCTTAGATTTAATCTATACGACAACCTATCAATTAAATATTGATAATGATTTGGATAAATTTAAAGTTTCCCTAATACTACCCGTATAA
- a CDS encoding LytR/AlgR family response regulator transcription factor — MLKCVAIDDEPWALSLVEQYAKKIPFLQLTATFDDAVSALEFLNNHPIDLLFLDIQMPDITGIELAKVLKNKTNPFIIFTTAYKDYAYEGFEIEAVDYLLKPFTFEKFEKAAQKAQTLSQIQLNLKNQQEGESPFIFIWSEYQQLKIELKSISYVEAKEDYTSFHFKDGKRPIMSLLLLKKAMDLLPTQSFIRIHRSYIVPIDNISSILNQKVKLKTGEIFPIGKSHRDNVTEALKIGQ, encoded by the coding sequence ATGTTGAAATGTGTAGCAATCGACGACGAACCATGGGCATTGTCTTTAGTTGAGCAATATGCTAAAAAAATACCATTCCTACAATTGACTGCAACTTTTGACGATGCAGTCTCCGCCTTGGAGTTTTTAAATAATCATCCTATAGATTTATTATTTTTAGACATTCAAATGCCAGATATTACAGGTATTGAATTGGCAAAAGTTTTGAAAAATAAAACCAATCCATTTATCATATTTACTACTGCATACAAAGATTATGCATATGAAGGTTTTGAAATAGAAGCTGTAGATTACCTACTTAAACCTTTTACATTCGAAAAATTTGAGAAAGCAGCTCAAAAGGCACAAACACTTTCACAAATACAACTCAACTTGAAAAATCAACAAGAAGGAGAAAGCCCGTTTATCTTCATCTGGTCGGAATATCAACAACTCAAAATTGAATTAAAATCCATTTCTTATGTGGAAGCGAAGGAAGACTATACTTCTTTTCATTTCAAAGATGGAAAAAGGCCCATTATGTCTCTACTCTTGCTGAAAAAAGCTATGGACCTATTACCAACACAATCCTTTATCAGAATTCATCGAAGTTATATCGTTCCGATCGATAATATTTCAAGCATTCTGAATCAAAAAGTAAAATTAAAAACTGGTGAAATATTTCCAATAGGTAAAAGTCACCGTGATAATGTAACTGAGGCTTTGAAAATTGGTCAATAA
- a CDS encoding LURP-one-related/scramblase family protein → MQSVEFPIDFKFHIGTLANDFTATDASGNTIAFVRQKIFKFFDEVQIFTDSSKSQLLYTIKANKWIDFSATYSFYDAQGNIIGSVARKGWTSIWKARYDIFDETKHLSYHIREDNPWTKVGDSFFSEIPLIGIFTGYVFNPSYSVIDNSGNKIARLKKQASFFGRKFSVEKSKQFVEVDTDRILLSLMMMILLERRRG, encoded by the coding sequence ATGCAAAGTGTAGAATTTCCGATAGATTTTAAGTTTCACATTGGCACACTTGCCAATGATTTTACAGCCACAGATGCCAGTGGAAATACAATTGCATTTGTAAGGCAAAAAATATTTAAATTTTTCGATGAAGTTCAGATCTTCACAGATAGTAGCAAAAGCCAATTATTATACACAATTAAGGCAAATAAATGGATTGACTTTTCCGCAACTTACTCTTTTTATGATGCACAAGGTAATATCATCGGCAGCGTTGCGCGTAAGGGTTGGACCTCAATTTGGAAAGCACGATATGATATTTTTGACGAAACAAAACATCTTTCATATCATATAAGAGAAGATAATCCTTGGACAAAAGTTGGAGATTCTTTTTTCAGTGAAATTCCTTTGATTGGAATATTTACTGGCTATGTTTTTAATCCTTCATATTCTGTTATCGATAACTCTGGAAATAAAATCGCTCGGTTAAAAAAGCAAGCTTCTTTTTTCGGAAGAAAATTCTCCGTTGAAAAATCTAAACAATTTGTTGAAGTGGATACAGATAGAATTTTACTTTCTTTAATGATGATGATATTATTAGAAAGAAGACGCGGATAA
- a CDS encoding MFS transporter: MDATDIQNNTSKKPLLGNRAIWNMSMGFFGIQAGFALQNGNASRILQTFGANVEHLPLFWLAAPLTGMIVQPIIGHYSDITWNKLGRRKPYFLVGAILTALALFFLPSSGSFVHIISPLIMGAGLLMLMDTCINIAMEPFRALVADKLPGEQTSKGFAIQTCLIGIGAVVGSWLPFFLAKWGNVSKVAPEGIVPDNVKYSFYIGAVVLLITIFWTIITTKEYPPTTEELKEKEAEKILPQNGLKSIFKDIKEMPKTMKELGLVQFFTWFGLFSMWVFSTPAIAEHIYHVPASDTSSEAYADAGNWVGILFGIYNGVSAIYALFLPGIANKLGKKGTHALSLVIGGISLISIYFIPTPNLLILPMIGIGIAWGSILSMPYAILSGALPAKKMGVYMGFFNFFITLPQICNGIFGGAIVKYGFHDRSILALVFGGVLFLIAAFATLRVKTK, translated from the coding sequence ATGGACGCAACAGACATTCAAAATAATACATCCAAAAAACCATTATTGGGTAATCGTGCCATTTGGAATATGAGCATGGGATTTTTTGGTATTCAAGCAGGATTTGCCTTACAAAATGGAAATGCATCAAGAATATTACAAACCTTCGGTGCCAATGTAGAGCATTTACCCTTATTCTGGTTGGCTGCGCCACTGACGGGCATGATTGTACAGCCGATCATCGGACATTATAGCGACATCACTTGGAATAAATTGGGAAGAAGAAAACCCTATTTCTTGGTTGGAGCAATTTTAACAGCTTTAGCATTGTTCTTTTTGCCAAGTTCGGGTTCATTTGTACATATTATTTCACCATTGATTATGGGTGCGGGTTTATTGATGTTGATGGACACGTGTATCAATATCGCAATGGAACCTTTCAGAGCATTGGTGGCGGACAAATTGCCTGGCGAACAAACAAGTAAAGGTTTTGCGATACAAACTTGTCTGATTGGAATCGGCGCGGTAGTTGGCTCATGGTTACCTTTTTTCTTAGCAAAATGGGGAAATGTATCCAAAGTTGCACCAGAAGGCATTGTTCCTGACAACGTAAAATATTCATTTTACATTGGAGCGGTTGTATTATTGATTACGATTTTTTGGACGATTATTACGACCAAAGAATATCCACCAACAACAGAAGAATTAAAGGAAAAAGAAGCCGAGAAGATATTACCACAAAACGGCTTGAAATCCATATTCAAAGACATTAAAGAAATGCCCAAAACCATGAAAGAATTGGGATTGGTACAATTTTTTACTTGGTTCGGATTGTTTTCCATGTGGGTATTTTCCACTCCCGCTATTGCAGAGCATATATATCATGTACCTGCATCGGACACAAGTAGCGAGGCTTATGCTGACGCAGGTAATTGGGTCGGAATTTTATTCGGAATTTACAATGGTGTTTCTGCAATTTATGCTTTATTCTTACCGGGAATTGCCAATAAATTAGGGAAAAAAGGAACCCATGCACTTTCTCTTGTTATAGGTGGAATTAGTTTAATTTCTATCTATTTTATACCAACGCCAAATTTATTAATCTTACCAATGATTGGAATCGGTATCGCTTGGGGAAGTATTTTGTCCATGCCTTATGCGATTCTTTCGGGAGCATTACCTGCCAAAAAAATGGGTGTTTATATGGGATTTTTCAATTTCTTTATTACACTTCCCCAGATTTGTAATGGTATTTTTGGAGGTGCAATTGTCAAGTATGGCTTCCATGACAGAAGTATTTTAGCATTGGTATTTGGTGGTGTTTTATTTCTAATTGCTGCTTTTGCAACCTTAAGAGTAAAAACGAAATAA
- a CDS encoding glycoside hydrolase family 13 protein: MVKYLFKIVTCLAFTYQIQSVVAQQDKRIDRVEPLNWWVGMQYHNVQLIVHGNNIADFTPNISYKGVTLEKINKVENPNYLFLDINISSNAKSGTFPIIFKKKGEKDILFNYELKDRNKGIKAQGVTSKDFIYLLMPDRFANGDTTNDIVTSLHETGLHRDTLTSRHGGDLQGVINHLDYLDQLGITALWMTPALENDEHSTSYHGYANTENYHMDPRYGTNELFKTLTDSLHRRGMKMVMDVVPNHFGDQHWTVVDLPMKDWVHQWPTYTNSNFRDQVDFDPYGADIDRKTMVNGWFDTHMPDMNESNPYLQKYILQSNLWWIEYAGVDGFRIDTYPYNDPNFMAWWAQQIKAEYPNFSMFGETFVNGAVNQAAFAQGDMIHRGLDTHLPGVTDFQSKIAITDAMTQPFSWDNGAMKIYNNLSKDFIYQDPTRNVVFLDNHDLPRFYSVVGQNSDKLKSALTWLLTTRGIPQMYYGTEIYMKGFTDPDGYVREDFPGGWLGDKQDKFTEKGRSQSENELFNYISTLAQYRKKNPVLQSGKLMQYVPQDGIYVYFRYNDSKTVMLIMNTNDKEFNLKTDRFSQRMSNFHTGKNIISGEQYSNIQNIKVPSFTTLAIELQ, translated from the coding sequence ATGGTAAAATATTTATTCAAAATAGTAACTTGTTTAGCATTTACGTATCAGATACAGTCTGTGGTTGCACAACAAGACAAACGTATTGACAGAGTCGAACCACTTAATTGGTGGGTGGGCATGCAATACCACAATGTTCAATTGATTGTTCATGGAAACAATATTGCAGATTTCACACCCAATATTTCCTACAAAGGGGTGACTTTAGAAAAAATCAACAAAGTCGAAAATCCGAATTATTTATTCTTGGACATCAACATTTCTTCTAATGCAAAATCGGGAACGTTCCCAATCATTTTCAAGAAAAAAGGCGAAAAAGACATCCTATTTAACTACGAATTAAAAGACCGAAATAAAGGTATCAAAGCGCAAGGCGTAACAAGCAAAGATTTTATTTATCTCTTGATGCCTGATCGATTTGCCAATGGAGATACAACCAATGATATCGTAACAAGTTTACACGAAACTGGTTTGCATAGAGATACGCTCACTTCAAGACATGGTGGTGATTTACAGGGTGTTATCAATCATTTGGATTATTTGGATCAATTAGGAATTACCGCTCTTTGGATGACACCTGCATTGGAGAATGACGAACACAGCACTTCCTATCATGGTTATGCCAATACGGAAAATTACCACATGGATCCTAGATATGGTACAAATGAATTATTCAAAACTTTAACGGATTCCTTACACCGACGTGGTATGAAAATGGTGATGGACGTCGTGCCTAATCATTTCGGCGATCAACATTGGACGGTGGTTGATTTACCGATGAAAGATTGGGTACATCAATGGCCAACTTATACCAATTCTAATTTTAGAGATCAAGTAGATTTTGATCCGTACGGAGCAGACATTGATCGAAAAACGATGGTTAACGGTTGGTTTGACACACATATGCCGGACATGAATGAGTCCAATCCTTATTTGCAAAAATATATTTTACAAAGTAATCTTTGGTGGATTGAATACGCAGGTGTTGATGGTTTTCGCATTGATACTTACCCATATAACGACCCTAATTTTATGGCATGGTGGGCGCAACAAATCAAGGCGGAATATCCTAATTTTTCCATGTTTGGAGAGACTTTCGTCAATGGCGCAGTCAATCAAGCGGCATTTGCACAAGGCGATATGATTCATCGTGGATTGGATACGCATTTGCCTGGAGTGACGGATTTTCAGAGTAAAATTGCCATCACCGATGCGATGACACAACCTTTTAGTTGGGATAATGGTGCAATGAAAATATATAATAATCTCTCCAAAGATTTTATTTATCAAGATCCGACACGCAATGTCGTTTTCTTGGATAATCACGATTTGCCAAGATTTTATTCCGTTGTAGGTCAAAATTCGGATAAATTAAAATCTGCATTGACTTGGTTATTGACGACCCGCGGCATCCCTCAAATGTATTACGGTACGGAAATTTACATGAAAGGTTTTACCGATCCTGATGGTTATGTACGGGAAGATTTTCCGGGTGGTTGGCTTGGTGATAAGCAAGATAAATTTACGGAAAAAGGTCGCTCACAATCTGAAAATGAGTTATTTAACTACATTTCTACTTTAGCGCAATACCGCAAAAAAAATCCGGTTTTACAGTCGGGAAAATTGATGCAGTATGTACCACAAGATGGAATCTACGTGTACTTCCGATACAATGATTCCAAAACGGTGATGCTAATTATGAATACCAACGACAAAGAATTCAACTTAAAAACGGATAGATTCTCCCAAAGAATGTCCAATTTTCATACAGGAAAAAATATTATTTCAGGCGAGCAGTACAGCAATATTCAAAATATAAAAGTGCCTTCATTTACCACTTTAGCAATTGAATTACAATAA
- a CDS encoding glycoside hydrolase family 65 protein: MTDYIIQDEWKIIENKFDPSVHQISESLFSLGNGRMGQRGNFEESYSGKSLQGNYIAGVYYPDKTRVGWWKNGYPEYFAKVLNAANWMGLSIQIDGVELDLAKMEVSEYYRALDMQEGNLVRKCIANFPDGKSLEINSIRFYSIADDEAAAYRFSIKALNFSGKISMASFIDGDIKNEDSNYDEKFWDEVAKQQNGNTSLLTIRTKKTAFDVCTATSIKTYLDDKQLKINANTIEKEKWIGQSFELDIQEGNTFSFEKIAVNLSSENYAKKELFEQATERIATVSAKGFDQLLSEQAAAWKNKWENSDIIIEGDVAAQQAIRFNIFQLNQTYTGEDARLNIGPKGFTGEKYGGTTYWDTEAYCLPFYLSTAEENVSRNLLVYRHNHLQKAIENAAKLGFKDGAALYPMVTINGEECHNEWEITFEEIHRNAAIAFAVYRYINYTGDKAYLKEYGLDVLIGIARFWAQRVNWSEQRNLYVMLGVTGPNEYENNINNNWYTSSMAIWCLEYTLTALESVKNMDAARYQEILDNTQFRFEEETEKWQHIIENMYLPEDKEKGIFLQQDNYLDKEQILVKDLPASDRPLNQKWSWDRILRSCYIKQADVLQGFYFLEDKFDLETLRRNFDFYEPRTVHESSLSPCVHSILAAKLGDEKRAYEFYLRTSRLDLDNYNNDTDDGLHITSMAGTWMSVVEGFGGMRVRNGALEFQPFLPENWQSFSFQIGFRNSLIKVSVNKENTSVLLLSGPSLKLKIWNETKSLTNAEIVNWALPVLEK; encoded by the coding sequence ATGACAGATTATATCATCCAAGATGAATGGAAAATTATAGAAAACAAATTTGACCCGAGCGTTCACCAAATTTCTGAAAGTCTTTTCAGTTTGGGTAACGGTCGCATGGGGCAACGAGGCAATTTTGAAGAGTCATATTCAGGTAAGTCTTTGCAAGGAAATTATATTGCCGGCGTTTATTATCCAGACAAAACGCGTGTGGGTTGGTGGAAAAATGGTTATCCAGAATATTTTGCAAAAGTCTTAAATGCAGCCAATTGGATGGGACTTTCTATCCAAATTGATGGTGTAGAATTGGATTTGGCAAAAATGGAAGTTTCCGAATATTATCGTGCATTAGATATGCAAGAAGGTAATTTGGTAAGAAAATGTATTGCCAATTTCCCTGATGGTAAATCTTTGGAAATCAATTCTATACGTTTTTACAGCATTGCAGATGATGAGGCGGCAGCATATCGTTTTTCTATCAAAGCATTGAATTTTTCTGGTAAAATTTCCATGGCGTCTTTCATTGATGGTGATATTAAAAATGAAGATTCTAATTATGATGAGAAATTTTGGGATGAAGTAGCTAAACAACAAAATGGCAACACTTCTCTCCTAACGATTCGTACGAAAAAAACAGCTTTTGATGTTTGTACGGCAACGTCGATCAAAACTTATTTGGATGATAAACAATTGAAAATCAATGCAAATACGATTGAAAAAGAAAAATGGATTGGTCAATCTTTCGAATTAGACATTCAAGAGGGAAACACATTTTCATTTGAAAAAATTGCTGTCAATCTTTCTTCTGAAAATTATGCTAAAAAAGAATTATTCGAACAAGCAACGGAAAGAATAGCTACTGTTTCCGCAAAAGGATTTGATCAATTGTTATCCGAACAAGCAGCCGCGTGGAAAAACAAATGGGAAAATAGTGACATCATTATTGAAGGTGATGTAGCGGCACAACAAGCCATTCGTTTTAATATTTTCCAATTAAATCAAACGTATACGGGCGAAGATGCACGCTTAAATATCGGACCAAAAGGATTTACCGGAGAGAAATATGGCGGTACAACTTATTGGGATACGGAAGCGTATTGTTTGCCTTTTTATCTTTCTACAGCAGAAGAAAATGTTTCTCGTAACTTATTGGTTTACAGACATAATCACTTGCAAAAAGCCATTGAAAATGCGGCTAAATTAGGTTTCAAAGATGGTGCGGCATTGTATCCAATGGTTACGATCAACGGTGAAGAATGTCACAATGAGTGGGAAATTACTTTTGAAGAGATTCATAGAAATGCAGCGATTGCATTTGCTGTTTACCGTTACATCAATTACACAGGCGACAAAGCGTATTTGAAAGAATATGGTTTGGATGTTTTGATTGGTATCGCACGTTTTTGGGCACAACGTGTCAATTGGAGCGAACAAAGAAACCTATATGTGATGCTGGGCGTGACGGGTCCAAATGAATATGAAAATAATATCAACAACAACTGGTACACAAGTTCTATGGCGATTTGGTGTTTGGAATATACATTAACAGCGTTGGAATCTGTCAAAAATATGGATGCGGCACGTTACCAAGAGATTTTGGATAATACGCAATTCCGTTTTGAAGAGGAAACTGAAAAATGGCAACATATTATCGAAAATATGTATTTGCCAGAGGATAAGGAAAAAGGTATTTTCTTGCAACAAGACAATTATTTGGATAAAGAACAAATATTGGTCAAAGACCTTCCTGCATCTGATCGTCCTTTAAATCAAAAATGGAGTTGGGATCGTATTTTGCGTAGCTGTTATATCAAACAAGCGGACGTTTTGCAAGGATTTTATTTCTTGGAAGACAAGTTTGATTTGGAAACTTTGCGTCGCAATTTTGATTTTTATGAACCAAGAACCGTACACGAAAGTTCGCTTTCTCCATGTGTTCACAGCATTTTAGCAGCGAAATTGGGCGATGAAAAACGTGCTTACGAATTCTATTTGCGTACGTCTCGTTTGGATTTGGATAATTATAATAACGATACGGATGACGGATTACATATAACTTCCATGGCGGGCACGTGGATGAGTGTGGTCGAAGGTTTTGGCGGTATGCGTGTTAGAAATGGTGCTTTGGAATTCCAACCATTTTTACCCGAAAATTGGCAATCATTTTCCTTTCAAATAGGTTTCCGTAATAGTTTGATCAAGGTTTCTGTAAATAAAGAAAATACTTCCGTTCTATTGCTTTCTGGTCCTTCCTTAAAATTAAAAATTTGGAACGAAACAAAGTCTTTGACAAATGCAGAAATCGTAAATTGGGCTTTGCCGGTTTTGGAAAAATAA
- the pgmB gene encoding beta-phosphoglucomutase has product MIKACLFDLDGVVVDTAVYHYKAWKKLANSLGFDFTEVQNEELKGVSRMDSLKKILAWGGVSKSGEEMNALATQKNEWYVDMIQQIKPGEELPGAKEFLQKIREAGYKTALGSASKNAGIILNNLGITNLFDAIIDGNSVTHSKPDPEVFLKGAEAVGVQPNESVVFEDAVAGIEAAIAGGMYSVGIGQPEVLTKADIVVPGLYDMSIEKLKSLEKISK; this is encoded by the coding sequence ATGATAAAAGCATGTTTATTTGATCTGGACGGCGTAGTGGTGGACACCGCAGTGTATCATTACAAAGCTTGGAAAAAATTGGCCAACAGCTTAGGTTTTGATTTTACAGAAGTGCAAAATGAGGAATTAAAAGGCGTGAGCAGAATGGATTCTTTGAAAAAAATTCTTGCTTGGGGTGGCGTTTCCAAATCTGGGGAAGAAATGAATGCACTCGCTACGCAAAAAAATGAATGGTATGTGGATATGATCCAACAAATCAAACCAGGAGAAGAACTTCCAGGTGCAAAGGAATTTTTACAAAAAATACGCGAAGCGGGCTATAAAACAGCATTAGGTTCTGCAAGTAAAAACGCGGGAATCATTTTAAATAATTTGGGAATTACCAATCTTTTTGATGCGATCATTGATGGTAATTCTGTTACGCACAGCAAACCAGATCCGGAAGTTTTCTTGAAAGGTGCGGAAGCTGTGGGTGTGCAACCCAATGAATCCGTAGTATTTGAAGATGCGGTTGCGGGTATCGAAGCTGCTATTGCTGGCGGCATGTACAGTGTAGGTATCGGTCAACCAGAGGTGCTTACCAAAGCGGATATCGTCGTTCCCGGCTTGTACGATATGAGCATTGAAAAATTAAAATCATTAGAAAAAATTTCGAAATAA
- a CDS encoding alpha-amylase family protein: MRKFLIGLSLLCSLQQLQAQQRPVIYQMLVRNFGNKNTTNKYYGSIAENGVGKFDDISDRALDSLKTLHITHIWYTGIIRHATTTDYTKYGMPADDADIVKGRAGSPYAIRNYYDVNPDLANNVALRKKEFLALIERTHRHGLKVIMDFIPNHVSRAYREDSFHPNNSVAIGNQEDTSKSFSTKNDFYYLPGTSLQLAENKNVPSDIAKILGMDGKFAETPAKATGNDVFSAKPSIDDWYETIKLNYGVDFQKNKQNHFDPIPPLWHKLEQILLYWSSLGVDGFRCDMVEMVPVEFWHWVIPNIKAQYPAIIFMGEAYNPKVYGAYLDDGHFDYLYDKTGMYDLLRSLLTDQNKEKSTAIDSIQKARNSQHFVRFLENHDEQRVASKEFADNADFGLPAMAVIACLPKSPIMIYNGQEVGEKGAGKEGFGGDDGRTSIFDYWGIPAQQQWMDNGKFDGKYLSESQKNLLKHYAFLLNLVNGNSVIQSGNYQVINLPHLNEKQFAFARFNDKKCVCVFANFDRKNPIDIHISLADLQKQLGSQPTFSKYKILSYNILSSKWTKSKALNTKVAATDYTIIEIE; this comes from the coding sequence ATGCGAAAATTTTTGATTGGCTTGTCTTTACTCTGTAGCTTACAACAGTTGCAAGCACAACAAAGACCAGTAATCTATCAAATGTTGGTGCGTAATTTTGGCAACAAAAATACCACCAACAAATATTATGGTTCGATTGCAGAAAATGGCGTCGGGAAATTTGACGACATTTCTGATCGAGCCTTAGATTCTTTGAAGACTTTACATATCACGCATATTTGGTACACGGGCATCATAAGACACGCAACCACAACGGATTATACAAAATATGGCATGCCTGCCGATGATGCGGATATTGTCAAAGGTCGAGCTGGTTCGCCTTATGCAATTCGGAATTATTATGATGTGAATCCAGACTTAGCAAACAATGTTGCGTTACGCAAAAAGGAATTTTTGGCATTGATAGAAAGGACGCATCGTCATGGTTTGAAAGTGATTATGGATTTCATTCCAAATCATGTTTCTAGAGCTTATCGGGAAGATTCTTTTCATCCAAATAACTCCGTAGCTATTGGTAATCAGGAAGATACGAGTAAAAGTTTTTCTACGAAAAATGATTTCTATTATTTACCTGGCACGTCCTTACAATTAGCAGAGAATAAAAATGTACCATCTGATATTGCAAAGATTTTAGGTATGGATGGAAAATTTGCAGAAACACCAGCAAAAGCCACAGGCAATGATGTTTTCTCAGCTAAACCTTCGATTGATGATTGGTACGAAACGATCAAATTGAATTACGGCGTTGATTTTCAAAAAAATAAGCAAAATCATTTTGATCCCATTCCTCCGCTTTGGCACAAATTGGAACAGATTCTTTTGTATTGGTCTAGTTTGGGTGTCGATGGATTTAGATGTGACATGGTGGAGATGGTTCCTGTGGAATTTTGGCATTGGGTTATTCCAAATATCAAAGCACAATATCCTGCAATTATTTTCATGGGTGAAGCATACAATCCAAAAGTCTATGGTGCTTATTTAGATGATGGACATTTTGATTATTTGTATGACAAAACCGGCATGTACGATTTGTTGCGCTCACTCCTAACAGATCAAAATAAGGAAAAATCAACCGCGATTGACAGCATACAAAAAGCTAGAAATAGTCAACATTTTGTCCGTTTTTTGGAAAATCATGACGAACAAAGAGTTGCATCTAAAGAATTTGCCGATAATGCAGATTTTGGTTTGCCTGCAATGGCAGTGATCGCTTGTCTTCCCAAAAGTCCGATTATGATCTACAACGGGCAAGAAGTAGGTGAAAAAGGCGCAGGCAAAGAAGGATTTGGTGGCGATGATGGACGAACTTCTATTTTTGATTATTGGGGGATTCCAGCGCAACAACAGTGGATGGATAATGGAAAATTTGATGGAAAATATTTATCCGAATCTCAAAAAAACTTACTCAAACATTATGCTTTCCTTTTAAATTTGGTGAATGGAAATTCGGTCATTCAATCGGGAAATTATCAAGTCATTAACCTTCCTCATTTGAATGAAAAACAATTTGCTTTCGCCAGATTTAACGATAAAAAATGTGTTTGTGTGTTTGCCAATTTTGATCGAAAAAATCCAATAGACATCCATATTTCACTCGCCGATTTGCAAAAACAATTAGGATCGCAACCTACTTTTTCGAAATATAAGATACTGTCATATAACATATTATCCTCGAAATGGACGAAATCAAAAGCGCTTAATACCAAAGTAGCTGCGACAGATTACACCATTATAGAAATTGAATAA